From the genome of Bosea sp. Tri-49, one region includes:
- a CDS encoding glycosyltransferase family 4 protein, producing MKRARRLLAINNYFYRRGGAESVFLDHIDLFTAAGWDVVPFAMQHPANLPSAWSNYFVSEIEYGEPGGPITKARQAAKIIFSLEARRKIRALIGRAPPTVAHAHNVYHHISPSIFGALKAEGVPLVMTAHDLKIACPAYKMLSQGRVCERCHGGRIHNVLLHRCVKDSAMVSGLVLMETLVHRSFGLYRDTIDRLIAPSRFYRDKLVEWGWDANRIAYIPNCIDASQYAPVSHEGDYFVYAGRLAPEKGLATLVRAVALSDQRLVLAGTGPEETTLRHLAWNLGADVAFAGHLDKPELKRLIGEALALVLPSEWYENAPISVLEAYALGRPVVGTRIGGIPELVADGETGILVEPGSPAMLADALAALANLSPAERAGLGAAGRDWVRREFSPDRYRQRTTDLYEALG from the coding sequence CGTTCGCGATGCAGCACCCCGCCAACCTGCCGAGCGCCTGGTCCAACTATTTCGTCTCCGAGATCGAGTATGGCGAGCCGGGTGGTCCGATCACGAAGGCGAGGCAGGCTGCCAAGATCATCTTCTCGCTGGAGGCTCGCCGGAAGATCCGTGCCCTGATTGGGCGGGCGCCGCCGACGGTGGCGCACGCCCACAACGTCTACCACCATATCTCGCCGTCGATCTTCGGAGCTCTCAAGGCCGAGGGCGTGCCGCTGGTGATGACGGCGCACGATCTGAAGATCGCCTGCCCGGCCTACAAGATGCTGAGCCAGGGCCGCGTCTGCGAGCGCTGCCATGGCGGCCGCATCCACAACGTCCTGCTGCATCGTTGCGTCAAGGATTCGGCCATGGTGAGCGGCCTCGTCTTGATGGAGACCCTGGTCCACCGCAGCTTCGGCCTCTATCGCGACACGATCGATCGTCTCATCGCCCCGAGCCGCTTCTACCGCGACAAGCTGGTCGAGTGGGGATGGGACGCAAATCGGATCGCCTACATCCCGAACTGCATCGACGCGAGCCAGTATGCGCCGGTGTCTCACGAAGGCGACTATTTTGTCTATGCGGGGCGGCTCGCGCCGGAGAAGGGGCTGGCCACGCTCGTGCGCGCCGTCGCACTGTCGGACCAGCGATTAGTCCTGGCCGGCACCGGTCCTGAAGAGACAACCCTACGCCATCTCGCATGGAATCTCGGCGCCGATGTCGCCTTCGCGGGTCATCTTGACAAGCCGGAGCTGAAGCGGCTGATCGGTGAGGCGCTGGCGCTGGTTCTCCCCTCCGAATGGTACGAGAACGCGCCCATCAGCGTCCTCGAAGCCTATGCGCTCGGGCGCCCGGTCGTCGGCACGCGGATCGGCGGCATTCCGGAGCTGGTCGCGGATGGTGAGACCGGCATCCTGGTCGAACCGGGCAGTCCGGCCATGCTTGCCGACGCGCTCGCTGCGCTTGCGAACCTTTCGCCCGCAGAGCGCGCCGGGCTGGGCGCGGCCGGCCGCGATTGGGTGCGCCGGGAATTCTCGCCCGACAGATACCGCCAACGCACCACGGACCTCTACGAGGCGCTCGGCTGA
- a CDS encoding glycosyltransferase family 4 protein — translation MGAPGILARQIPPTHHGPLRGARLMYTLIPPISASPPERKVIFVGLRGVPEIQGGVETHVAAISARLAERGWQVEVLGRAPYLPSQRPYVWKGVTVTPVWAPRSRSFEALAHTALGLIVAAGRNPDLVHIHAIGPALLTPFARLLGLHVVVTHHGFDYERQKWGRLAKSILRTGEAMGMLFSHANIGVSKVIVDSVRRKFSVGAIFIPNGVENPFPKLDTSYLDGIQVTPRRYVLSVGRIVEEKRHLDLINAFARLNDPGLKLVIAGTADHAGRYQRAVEAAAAATPGVVMAGFQRGEALSQLYRHAGLFVLPSSHEGMPMVLLEALSYGAPCLASDIDANLALDLGRESYFPLGELDALAEAMRLRLAAPSTAEGAERAARVLDSFGWGAIVERTMDVYESALLGWRPGGVRHGGTGLRAHVEFGGR, via the coding sequence TTGGGTGCGCCGGGAATTCTCGCCCGACAGATACCGCCAACGCACCACGGACCTCTACGAGGCGCTCGGCTGATGTACACCCTGATCCCGCCAATCAGCGCGAGCCCGCCCGAACGGAAAGTGATCTTTGTCGGCTTGCGCGGCGTCCCCGAGATTCAGGGCGGGGTCGAAACCCACGTCGCTGCGATCTCGGCGCGCCTGGCGGAACGCGGCTGGCAGGTCGAGGTGCTCGGCCGTGCGCCGTATCTTCCGTCGCAACGACCCTATGTCTGGAAAGGCGTCACCGTCACGCCGGTGTGGGCGCCGCGGTCGCGGAGCTTCGAGGCGCTGGCGCATACGGCATTGGGCCTCATCGTCGCGGCCGGGCGGAACCCCGACCTGGTACATATCCATGCGATCGGGCCGGCGCTGCTGACCCCGTTCGCGCGCCTGCTCGGCCTCCACGTCGTGGTGACCCATCATGGCTTTGACTACGAACGACAGAAATGGGGGCGCCTCGCCAAATCCATTCTGCGCACCGGTGAAGCAATGGGGATGCTGTTCTCCCATGCGAATATCGGCGTCTCGAAAGTGATCGTCGACAGCGTCCGCCGCAAGTTCAGCGTAGGCGCGATCTTCATCCCGAACGGTGTCGAGAACCCGTTCCCGAAGCTGGACACCTCCTATCTCGACGGCATCCAGGTCACGCCCCGCCGCTATGTCCTGAGCGTCGGCAGGATCGTCGAAGAGAAACGGCATCTTGATCTGATCAACGCCTTCGCGCGCCTGAACGATCCTGGCCTCAAGCTCGTCATTGCCGGCACGGCCGATCACGCCGGGCGCTATCAGCGCGCGGTCGAGGCCGCCGCCGCGGCGACGCCCGGCGTGGTGATGGCGGGCTTCCAGCGCGGCGAAGCCCTGTCCCAGCTATACCGGCACGCGGGCCTGTTCGTTCTCCCCTCAAGCCATGAAGGCATGCCGATGGTGCTGCTCGAAGCGCTCAGCTACGGGGCGCCCTGCCTGGCGAGCGACATCGACGCGAATCTCGCGCTCGATCTCGGGAGGGAGAGCTATTTCCCGCTGGGCGAGCTCGATGCGCTCGCGGAGGCGATGCGGTTGAGGCTCGCCGCGCCCAGTACAGCCGAGGGCGCGGAGCGGGCCGCCCGGGTTCTCGATTCCTTCGGATGGGGCGCAATCGTCGAGCGCACCATGGACGTCTACGAGAGCGCGCTTCTCGGCTGGCGGCCGGGCGGCGTGCGCCATGGTGGCACCGGCCTGCGGGCACACGTCGAATTCGGAGGCCGATGA
- a CDS encoding methyltransferase domain-containing protein → MMTPVLRNLEMTILGLGFLGLAWGKNRLHGYTTPNRVEKSDSEGKVAYLLDIFASLRRFLPPQFDLRGRDVLELSPGASRGIGVLFLALGARSYHAIDAFDLAGGEDPAFYDRLLDRFPEGRKADRERARTIARTPGAREFDYAVGRDFDILRLAEGRSFDLIVSCAAFEHYDDPAATIAGLTQVARPGCESVHIIDLQTHSRWIRERDPNNIYRYPEPIYRLFSFPGQPNRQRPADYVRSFSAKGWSDVRFVPSLTIDPALRETSLRGLAAPFAGRDDMSILDGALTARYPGLGGDWGMAS, encoded by the coding sequence ATGATGACGCCTGTCCTGCGAAACCTCGAAATGACGATCCTAGGCCTCGGCTTCCTCGGCCTGGCCTGGGGCAAGAACAGACTGCACGGCTACACCACGCCAAACCGCGTGGAGAAATCAGATTCAGAGGGCAAGGTCGCTTACCTTCTCGACATCTTCGCTTCGCTCCGCCGCTTCCTGCCGCCGCAATTCGACCTGCGCGGGCGCGATGTGCTGGAGCTGAGCCCTGGCGCATCGCGCGGCATCGGCGTGCTCTTCCTCGCGCTCGGGGCGCGATCCTATCACGCCATCGACGCGTTCGACCTTGCCGGCGGCGAAGACCCGGCCTTCTATGACCGGCTGCTCGACCGGTTCCCCGAAGGCCGAAAGGCCGACCGGGAACGCGCCCGGACCATCGCCCGCACGCCCGGTGCGCGCGAGTTCGATTATGCCGTCGGGCGGGATTTCGATATCCTCCGCCTTGCCGAGGGACGGAGTTTCGACCTGATCGTCAGCTGCGCCGCTTTCGAACATTACGACGACCCGGCGGCGACGATCGCCGGCCTGACGCAGGTCGCCCGGCCCGGCTGCGAGAGCGTCCACATCATCGACCTGCAGACGCATTCGCGCTGGATCCGCGAGCGCGATCCCAACAACATCTATCGCTATCCCGAACCGATCTACCGGCTCTTTAGCTTTCCCGGCCAGCCGAACCGGCAACGCCCCGCCGATTATGTCCGCAGCTTTTCAGCCAAGGGCTGGAGCGATGTCCGCTTCGTGCCGTCGCTAACCATCGATCCCGCACTTCGCGAGACCTCATTGCGAGGCCTTGCCGCGCCCTTCGCCGGCCGGGACGATATGAGCATCCTCGATGGCGCCCTGACGGCGCGCTATCCCGGACTGGGCGGCGATTGGGGGATGGCTTCGTGA
- a CDS encoding glycoside hydrolase family 5 protein, giving the protein MTSRRSVLGGLAGVATLASFGTLPTASGPSGDIPLFRRGIGVSHAWGWADVEADGSYGYAPFSAARFRFDQAQRQAIRAAGFDFVRLAVDVGPFLAFSGTARDGLDERLIGTVRDLIDTDLGVIVDLHPSAMNPAYWPAALTTGVDTPNFRAVLALQQRLAARLGQLAQGRAAAGVPRLALELMNEPELPQTAWQPMLEAAYKAARSGSATLPLVLGGGSMNAPAVLAAIDMRPFAGDTRLIYTYHDYSPWQFTHQGVRGNPAYALDAIAYPAPQSTQAMIAATQRRIGGLGLDGPALEQARKAKQTLVRYAGFDRSALERTFRQVNAWRSAQRLPAHAILLGEFGVHRTPYLGTPEGVAAREHWLRDMRELAEAHGFAWACWTYAGAGGFALAEGETGPGFNAATRRALGLLPR; this is encoded by the coding sequence GTGACGAGCCGCCGTTCCGTTCTCGGCGGCCTTGCCGGCGTCGCGACGCTTGCCTCCTTCGGGACACTGCCAACGGCAAGTGGGCCCAGCGGCGACATCCCCCTGTTTCGTCGCGGCATCGGCGTCTCTCACGCCTGGGGATGGGCCGATGTCGAGGCCGACGGCTCCTACGGCTATGCACCATTCTCGGCGGCTCGCTTTCGCTTCGATCAGGCGCAACGACAGGCGATCCGCGCCGCAGGTTTCGATTTCGTGCGCCTGGCCGTCGATGTCGGCCCGTTCCTGGCCTTCTCCGGCACGGCTCGCGACGGGCTCGACGAGCGCCTCATTGGCACGGTTCGCGACCTCATCGATACCGATCTTGGCGTGATCGTCGACCTGCATCCGAGCGCGATGAATCCGGCCTACTGGCCCGCTGCGCTGACCACAGGCGTCGATACGCCGAACTTCCGGGCCGTATTGGCCTTGCAGCAGCGCCTGGCCGCGCGCCTGGGGCAACTTGCGCAGGGCAGGGCAGCAGCCGGGGTCCCGAGGCTCGCGCTTGAACTCATGAACGAGCCGGAGCTGCCGCAGACAGCCTGGCAACCCATGCTCGAAGCCGCTTACAAGGCCGCGCGCAGCGGCTCGGCAACGTTGCCGCTCGTGCTGGGCGGTGGGTCGATGAACGCTCCGGCAGTGCTGGCTGCGATCGACATGCGCCCGTTCGCTGGCGATACCCGCCTGATCTATACCTATCACGACTACTCGCCCTGGCAGTTCACCCATCAGGGCGTCCGCGGCAATCCCGCCTATGCGCTGGACGCGATCGCCTATCCGGCGCCACAATCCACCCAGGCGATGATTGCGGCGACCCAGCGGCGGATCGGCGGCCTCGGTCTCGACGGCCCCGCTTTAGAACAGGCGCGGAAGGCGAAACAGACACTGGTGCGCTATGCCGGCTTCGATCGTTCGGCCCTCGAACGGACCTTCCGGCAGGTGAATGCCTGGCGCAGCGCGCAGCGCCTGCCTGCCCATGCCATCCTGCTCGGCGAGTTCGGGGTCCACAGGACGCCTTATCTTGGCACTCCCGAGGGAGTGGCTGCGCGGGAGCACTGGCTGCGCGACATGCGCGAACTCGCGGAGGCGCATGGCTTCGCCTGGGCCTGCTGGACCTATGCCGGGGCGGGCGGGTTTGCGCTCGCCGAGGGCGAGACCGGGCCGGGCTTCAACGCGGCGACGCGCCGTGCGCTGGGGCTCCTGCCGCGATGA
- a CDS encoding acyltransferase family protein, whose amino-acid sequence MSPATTRQRYANLDALRAIAALAVMVEHMFGDLIRQAPAATGPMSALAEALVQNLSLGRFGVALFFLISGFVVPFSIAGERPLRHFAISRLFRLYPAFWLALAVLATMGWFSGYMPGLPTVLANMSMAPPIFGQPWLSPIHWTLFVELLFYVLVALLFAAGRLRHVGVLLGLSLALITATVLPVQLRTHGVVNLPIQYLGMHLSFLFLGLLLRLWLVERMRGARLSAVLLVVVQLAALLSVSQFSLARGDNFIMEGLRPVLSAYILAFAVFLAAIGLDRPRSPLLALIGLTSYSMYLFHGTVNAAVYRVLPLTGEFGDIATMLVCTGSTLLVSWPVYRAIERPMIALGRRISSNRDAALVPSSRLADTVQRRVEWNGTLVAASAGGQGSTPHPSPDYRAVRHGGRRSLEIEPSLLLPEIVAEAAREASASDKVVGGILGTAIVAVTLSWFALLGYVGWKIAESL is encoded by the coding sequence ATGAGTCCCGCCACGACACGGCAGCGCTATGCCAATCTCGATGCGTTGCGGGCGATCGCGGCGCTAGCCGTGATGGTCGAGCACATGTTCGGCGATCTCATCAGGCAGGCTCCTGCCGCGACAGGTCCGATGAGCGCACTCGCCGAGGCGCTCGTGCAGAATCTGAGTCTGGGCCGGTTCGGCGTTGCGCTGTTCTTCCTGATCAGCGGGTTCGTCGTGCCGTTCAGCATCGCCGGCGAGCGGCCGCTCCGGCATTTCGCCATCTCGCGGCTGTTTCGGCTCTATCCGGCGTTCTGGCTGGCGCTGGCGGTGCTCGCGACGATGGGCTGGTTCTCCGGATATATGCCGGGGCTACCGACCGTGCTCGCCAACATGAGCATGGCGCCGCCGATCTTCGGCCAGCCCTGGCTCTCGCCGATCCACTGGACCTTGTTCGTCGAGCTGCTCTTTTATGTCCTCGTCGCGCTGCTGTTCGCGGCGGGAAGGCTGAGGCATGTCGGCGTCCTGCTTGGCCTGAGTTTGGCCCTGATCACCGCGACGGTCCTGCCGGTCCAATTGCGCACGCACGGTGTCGTCAACCTGCCGATCCAGTATCTCGGTATGCACCTGTCTTTCTTGTTCCTGGGCCTGCTGCTGCGGCTCTGGCTGGTCGAGCGGATGCGGGGAGCGCGCCTCTCGGCCGTGCTTCTCGTTGTCGTGCAGCTCGCCGCGCTGCTGTCGGTTTCGCAGTTTTCGCTGGCGCGCGGCGACAATTTCATCATGGAGGGGCTGAGGCCTGTCCTGAGCGCCTACATCCTCGCTTTCGCGGTCTTCCTCGCCGCGATCGGGCTGGATCGACCGCGCTCGCCCCTACTCGCGCTGATCGGACTGACCAGCTATTCGATGTATCTGTTCCACGGGACGGTCAACGCTGCCGTCTATCGCGTCCTGCCCCTGACTGGTGAGTTCGGCGACATCGCGACGATGTTGGTCTGCACCGGCTCGACCTTGCTGGTGTCCTGGCCTGTCTATCGAGCAATCGAACGCCCAATGATCGCGCTGGGGCGCAGGATATCGTCAAACCGTGACGCAGCCCTCGTCCCATCTTCACGGCTTGCAGACACTGTCCAGCGGCGGGTGGAATGGAACGGCACGCTCGTTGCCGCTTCCGCCGGCGGGCAGGGCTCGACGCCTCATCCGTCACCGGATTACCGCGCCGTCAGGCATGGGGGTCGGCGCTCGCTCGAGATCGAACCGAGTCTGCTACTGCCCGAGATCGTCGCCGAAGCGGCCCGGGAAGCGTCCGCCAGCGACAAGGTCGTCGGTGGGATCCTTGGGACGGCGATCGTCGCCGTCACGCTGAGCTGGTTCGCGCTGCTTGGGTATGTCGGCTGGAAGATCGCCGAGTCGCTGTGA